In a single window of the Pelagibacterium sp. 26DY04 genome:
- a CDS encoding FAD-dependent monooxygenase has product MLETEILIVGSGPAGSAAAALLSSYGIDNILVTKYRWLADTPRAHITNQRTMEVLRDLGLEGDAMLYATPNRLMGNTVFCTSLAGEELGRLRGWGSDYFSNARHRIASPTEMVDLPQTFLEPILFGAACARGTKARLSTEYLALEQDESGVTATVRDRVTGETYQIRAKYLIGADGGRSKVAEDIGLPMEGKMGVGGSINIVFKADLARYVAHRPSVLYWVLQPGSDVGGIGMGLVRMVRPWNEWLIVWGYDINDEQPEITEDYARGVAHALIGDDTVPVEITSVSAWTVNHMSAREYSRGRVFCMGDAVHRHPPSNGLGSNTSIQDAFNLAWKLALVVRGTAAPSLLDTYTAERSPIGKQIVDRANKSISETAPIFKSLGLLDTTDPDVMLANMQSRKENTEEGRERRKALRDAIAFKRYEFDAHGVEMNQRYQSAAVITDDAPLPGFTEDPELVYQPSAFPGARLPHAWIEKNGRDISTLDVTGHGKFTLLTGIGGDPWSEAARTVGAELDLAIDVVAIGPEQDYQDNYGDWSRSREVEDHGAILVRPDHFIAWRSTALPADPISELRRVLVAILGR; this is encoded by the coding sequence ATGCTGGAAACAGAAATCCTCATCGTGGGGAGCGGCCCTGCCGGCTCTGCCGCCGCAGCCCTCCTTTCGAGCTATGGCATCGACAATATCCTGGTCACCAAATACCGCTGGCTGGCCGATACCCCGCGCGCGCATATAACCAATCAGCGGACCATGGAGGTGCTGCGCGATCTGGGACTCGAAGGCGATGCGATGCTCTATGCGACGCCCAATCGGCTAATGGGCAACACGGTTTTTTGCACTTCGCTCGCTGGTGAGGAACTGGGGCGTCTGCGCGGCTGGGGCTCGGACTATTTCTCCAATGCGCGGCACCGGATCGCCAGTCCCACCGAAATGGTCGACCTGCCGCAAACCTTTCTCGAGCCGATCTTGTTCGGCGCGGCCTGTGCGCGTGGCACCAAGGCGCGACTATCGACCGAATACCTTGCGCTGGAGCAGGACGAGAGCGGGGTAACCGCGACGGTGCGCGACCGGGTGACTGGGGAAACTTACCAGATCCGGGCCAAATATCTGATCGGGGCCGATGGCGGGCGCTCCAAGGTTGCCGAGGATATCGGCCTGCCCATGGAAGGCAAGATGGGTGTGGGCGGCTCCATCAATATCGTCTTCAAGGCCGACCTTGCCCGATATGTCGCTCACCGGCCCTCGGTCCTCTACTGGGTATTGCAGCCCGGTTCAGATGTCGGCGGCATCGGGATGGGGCTTGTGCGCATGGTACGCCCCTGGAACGAATGGCTGATCGTGTGGGGATATGACATCAATGACGAACAGCCCGAAATCACTGAGGATTATGCGCGCGGCGTGGCCCATGCGCTGATCGGGGACGATACGGTTCCGGTGGAGATCACGTCGGTCTCCGCCTGGACGGTCAACCACATGAGCGCGCGGGAATATTCCAGGGGCCGCGTCTTTTGCATGGGTGACGCGGTGCACCGCCACCCGCCTTCCAATGGCCTGGGCTCGAACACATCGATCCAGGACGCATTCAACCTGGCCTGGAAACTCGCCCTGGTCGTTCGGGGCACGGCCGCACCCTCGCTGCTCGATACCTATACCGCCGAGCGCTCGCCGATCGGCAAGCAGATCGTCGATCGGGCCAACAAATCGATCAGCGAAACAGCACCGATCTTCAAATCTCTGGGCCTTCTCGACACCACCGACCCCGACGTCATGCTCGCCAACATGCAGTCGCGCAAGGAGAACACCGAGGAAGGCCGCGAGCGGCGCAAGGCGTTGCGCGACGCCATAGCGTTCAAGCGCTACGAGTTCGATGCGCATGGGGTCGAGATGAACCAGCGCTACCAATCGGCGGCCGTTATCACCGACGACGCCCCGCTGCCCGGTTTTACCGAGGACCCCGAACTCGTCTATCAGCCATCGGCATTTCCCGGTGCCCGGCTGCCCCATGCCTGGATCGAAAAGAACGGCAGGGATATCTCGACCCTCGACGTCACCGGACACGGCAAATTCACCCTTCTGACCGGTATCGGGGGCGATCCCTGGTCGGAAGCGGCCCGAACGGTCGGTGCCGAGCTGGACTTGGCGATCGATGTCGTCGCGATCGGCCCTGAGCAGGATTACCAAGACAATTACGGCGACTGGTCGCGCAGCCGGGAAGTCGAGGACCATGGCGCGATTCTGGTGCGGCCGGACCATTTCATCGCCTGGCGAAGCACGGCGCTGCCCGCGGACCCGATCAGCGAATTGAGACGGGTCCTCGTCGCCATTCTCGGCCGCTGA
- a CDS encoding DUF6644 family protein, protein MIEAAAEWIQNLPMSQEIAWSGWMFPTIEAIHVIGIALVFGVIAIVDLRLLGVASKSRRVTEVARDCLHWTWLGFAIAVVTGGLMFMSNATGYVTNTFFLWKMLLLVLAGINMLVFELITARTVARWDDGSVAVPTAGKAAGLLSLAFWFGVIAMGRWIGFAAYDIPI, encoded by the coding sequence ATGATCGAAGCGGCCGCAGAATGGATCCAGAACCTGCCCATGTCCCAGGAAATCGCCTGGTCGGGCTGGATGTTTCCCACGATCGAGGCGATCCACGTGATCGGCATTGCCCTGGTGTTCGGCGTCATCGCCATTGTCGATTTGCGTCTGCTGGGAGTGGCGTCCAAGAGCAGGCGCGTGACCGAGGTGGCGCGCGACTGCCTGCATTGGACATGGCTGGGCTTTGCCATTGCCGTGGTCACGGGGGGACTGATGTTCATGTCCAACGCCACCGGCTACGTCACCAACACCTTCTTTCTCTGGAAGATGCTTCTCCTCGTGCTCGCGGGGATCAACATGCTCGTGTTCGAGCTGATTACCGCGCGCACCGTAGCGCGCTGGGATGACGGGTCCGTGGCCGTTCCCACAGCCGGCAAAGCCGCCGGCCTGCTGTCGCTTGCCTTCTGGTTCGGGGTCATCGCGATGGGTCGTTGGATCGGGTTTGCCGCATACGACATCCCCATCTGA
- a CDS encoding DUF6152 family protein, producing MTRFAKMTFAGVAALGGLGIGSALAHHSAAMFDDQVEMELTGVVTEFDYLNPHSWLYVDVTGEDGSVTTWGFETDDPSRLRRQGVTPTYWEPGDMVTVITNPLRDGRPAGHLVGAIKADGVTFGDTDGLVPPVQE from the coding sequence ATGACAAGATTTGCGAAAATGACCTTTGCCGGTGTTGCCGCGCTGGGGGGCCTCGGAATTGGTTCGGCTCTAGCCCATCACTCGGCGGCCATGTTCGATGATCAGGTGGAGATGGAACTGACAGGGGTGGTGACCGAATTTGATTATCTCAATCCCCATTCCTGGCTTTACGTTGACGTCACTGGTGAGGACGGCAGCGTCACCACCTGGGGGTTCGAAACCGACGATCCCTCGCGGCTGCGGCGTCAAGGCGTTACGCCCACCTACTGGGAGCCGGGCGATATGGTGACTGTCATCACCAACCCGCTTCGGGACGGACGTCCTGCCGGACATCTCGTCGGTGCGATCAAAGCCGATGGCGTAACCTTCGGCGACACCGATGGATTGGTGCCGCCGGTCCAGGAGTAA
- a CDS encoding DUF6384 family protein translates to MTSGGAISGQAGKAPLDDVMLAMDVVDTLRHEQNLVARELGASAREAQLIERLRKIYHDQGIEVPDRILAEGVKALEESRFTYTPPPDTFSTRLARLYVSRGRWGRPVLIALALLAVVLGGYFLVYRPYQAGVEEAARIELAEGLPARMDTLYQNIFNETKVQTALEIAEPWVERGKAAAARGDREGALAAIEELEGIHATLLAEYSIRIVNEPGRDTGIWRFPENNTEATNYYLVVEALDADGNTVTLPITSEETGETQEVSTWAIRVPQVTYESVRADRQDDGIIQRNVLGIKQYGFLDTDYTMPVLDGAITQW, encoded by the coding sequence ATGACCAGCGGTGGGGCGATATCGGGGCAGGCCGGCAAGGCGCCGCTCGACGACGTCATGCTCGCCATGGACGTTGTGGACACGTTGCGCCACGAGCAGAATCTCGTGGCGCGCGAACTCGGCGCGTCGGCGCGTGAAGCCCAGCTCATCGAGCGGCTGCGCAAGATCTACCACGATCAGGGCATCGAGGTGCCCGATCGTATCCTGGCCGAAGGGGTCAAGGCGCTCGAGGAAAGCCGGTTCACCTACACCCCGCCCCCCGACACTTTCTCCACCCGTCTGGCCCGGCTCTATGTCAGCCGCGGCCGCTGGGGGCGGCCGGTGCTCATCGCCCTCGCCCTGCTCGCCGTGGTGCTGGGGGGATATTTCCTCGTCTACCGGCCATATCAGGCTGGTGTCGAAGAGGCGGCGCGGATTGAACTCGCCGAGGGTCTGCCGGCCCGCATGGATACGCTCTACCAGAACATCTTCAACGAAACCAAAGTCCAGACCGCGCTCGAAATCGCCGAGCCCTGGGTCGAACGCGGCAAGGCGGCGGCGGCTCGCGGCGACCGCGAGGGGGCACTTGCCGCCATCGAGGAACTCGAAGGCATCCACGCCACTCTTCTTGCCGAATATTCGATCCGCATCGTCAACGAGCCTGGCCGCGACACCGGCATCTGGCGTTTTCCGGAAAACAACACCGAAGCCACCAACTACTATCTCGTTGTCGAGGCGCTCGATGCGGACGGGAACACCGTGACGCTCCCGATCACCAGCGAGGAGACCGGTGAAACCCAGGAGGTTTCGACCTGGGCGATCCGGGTGCCGCAAGTCACCTACGAAAGCGTCCGCGCCGATCGGCAGGATGACGGCATCATCCAGCGCAACGTGCTGGGGATAAAGCAATACGGGTTCCTTGATACCGACTACACCATGCCGGTGCTCGATGGGGCGATTACCCAATGGTGA
- a CDS encoding cell surface protein: protein MATEVMEKPLAYLDRAVTAIREMGLWPEDQPQEAPITGLLSEITHLDDTKVVLIGRVLTQASAFNEVVRTQVAAMNVGERYEDITKSFNSIRDDAKGMVDQLEDGKLDMLERASNVWMKVSRGDIASRFDKIRDTYLDVSKDTKDQIDREHTILEAYRDFRGALKQAEVMALEVLEIADKQLEQRKFELNKASEALTAFTEGTPADRARLEMARDEKLRDLQNEERRYQIAKDLSDNLTISYSTSEVIMARLMQTTNAKERVYQQSISFFSTNETVLTALSASFTGLFGLHESTETLNAMKEGMSQSLETLSEIGGKVQEEALKAGYGPTIRADAVKKLVDSVVSFQEHSYTIIAEMRDQATKNSAEIRDAVEDGKKRLASLAAQGNALVSSQ, encoded by the coding sequence ATGGCAACCGAAGTGATGGAAAAGCCGCTCGCTTATCTCGACCGTGCGGTCACTGCGATCCGGGAAATGGGGCTATGGCCCGAGGATCAGCCGCAGGAAGCGCCGATTACCGGCCTGCTCTCGGAGATCACTCATCTCGATGACACCAAAGTGGTGCTGATCGGCCGCGTCCTCACCCAGGCGAGCGCCTTCAACGAAGTGGTCCGCACCCAGGTCGCCGCCATGAACGTGGGCGAGCGCTACGAGGACATCACCAAGTCGTTCAACTCGATCCGCGACGATGCCAAGGGCATGGTCGACCAGCTCGAAGACGGCAAGCTCGACATGCTCGAGCGCGCTTCGAACGTGTGGATGAAGGTCTCGCGCGGCGACATCGCTTCGCGCTTCGACAAGATTCGCGACACCTATCTCGATGTGTCCAAGGACACCAAGGACCAGATCGACCGCGAGCACACCATCCTCGAGGCCTATCGCGATTTCCGCGGCGCCCTCAAGCAAGCCGAAGTGATGGCGCTCGAAGTGCTCGAGATCGCCGACAAGCAGCTCGAGCAGCGCAAATTCGAGCTCAATAAAGCCTCCGAGGCGCTCACCGCCTTCACCGAAGGCACCCCGGCCGATCGCGCCCGGCTGGAAATGGCGCGCGACGAAAAGCTGCGCGACCTCCAGAACGAAGAGCGCCGCTACCAGATCGCCAAGGATCTTTCCGACAATCTCACGATTTCGTACTCCACCTCCGAAGTGATCATGGCGCGTCTGATGCAGACCACCAACGCCAAGGAGCGGGTCTATCAGCAGTCGATCTCGTTCTTTTCCACCAACGAAACCGTGCTCACCGCGCTCTCGGCCTCGTTCACGGGCCTGTTCGGTCTCCATGAATCGACCGAAACGCTCAATGCGATGAAGGAAGGCATGAGCCAGAGCCTCGAAACCCTTTCGGAGATCGGCGGCAAGGTGCAGGAAGAGGCGCTCAAGGCCGGCTATGGTCCGACCATCCGCGCCGACGCGGTCAAGAAGCTTGTCGACAGCGTGGTTTCCTTCCAGGAGCACTCCTATACGATCATTGCCGAAATGCGCGACCAGGCCACCAAGAACTCGGCCGAAATCCGCGATGCCGTCGAAGACGGCAAGAAGCGGCTGGCCTCCCTTGCCGCCCAGGGCAACGCGCTCGTTTCGTCACAATAG
- a CDS encoding carbon monoxide dehydrogenase subunit G, whose product MDFGGRYRVAAGRDAVWTALNDTEILAACIPGCKRIDWVSESALELEVAVNLGVAHPTFKGDLLLSDVLPAHRYTLTGQGRGGLLGKAQASADISLADLGSDTLLSFKATGGASGQMMKLGRALIGSSAQKIIDGFFERFGEAMGAEVTPIEG is encoded by the coding sequence GTGGATTTCGGGGGACGATATAGGGTCGCGGCCGGCCGCGACGCGGTCTGGACTGCGCTCAACGATACCGAAATTCTGGCGGCCTGCATTCCGGGCTGCAAGCGCATCGACTGGGTGAGCGAAAGCGCGCTCGAACTGGAAGTGGCGGTCAATCTCGGCGTTGCGCACCCCACCTTCAAGGGGGATCTGTTGCTCTCCGATGTCTTGCCGGCCCACCGCTACACACTGACCGGACAGGGCAGGGGCGGGCTGCTCGGCAAGGCGCAGGCTTCCGCCGATATTAGTCTTGCCGATCTGGGAAGCGACACGCTTTTGAGCTTTAAGGCGACTGGTGGTGCCTCGGGGCAGATGATGAAGCTGGGCAGGGCGCTGATCGGCAGTTCGGCCCAGAAGATCATCGATGGATTCTTCGAACGCTTCGGGGAAGCCATGGGGGCTGAAGTCACCCCGATCGAAGGCTAG